Proteins encoded within one genomic window of Lentisphaera araneosa HTCC2155:
- a CDS encoding prenyltransferase/squalene oxidase repeat-containing protein, which yields MKKLLLSLLLSVSLFAQSGIDNSLKYEVKASMKKGENFLLAQQNENGSWGLYGGVPAYSALSITTLAMSPSRDQYKEQIDKGAKYLSQFLNPDGSIHDRSEHAYPNYTTSLSLMAFYFVDSKKYGDAIRKGRRFLVKSQFGPETGIEEGGIGYGSNMTKSDLSNTQYALEALYITESVDQEGVSPEDVKATREAWAKALEFVERCQSSKENDEELNIEWKERNYGGFRYSPDRSKTEGPDMAPYAGMTYAGVKSMIYAKVSKDDPRIKAAMEWVKRNYTLDENPGLKLQGHFYYIHTFAKALHAAEIEVVEGENNAKHHWRTDVCKKLLSMQAEEGSWSNPEKRWQENNRQLVTAYALMSLYYAMAHQ from the coding sequence ATGAAAAAGCTTCTTTTAAGCTTACTCCTCTCTGTGAGTCTTTTTGCTCAGTCAGGCATTGACAATTCACTCAAATATGAAGTGAAAGCATCCATGAAAAAGGGTGAGAATTTCTTACTCGCTCAACAAAATGAAAATGGCTCTTGGGGTTTATACGGTGGTGTGCCAGCGTACTCGGCACTCTCGATAACCACTCTAGCCATGTCTCCCTCGCGCGATCAATACAAAGAGCAAATTGATAAAGGTGCGAAATATTTAAGTCAGTTTCTTAATCCAGATGGTTCAATTCACGATCGCAGTGAACATGCTTACCCAAATTATACGACCTCACTTTCTTTGATGGCCTTTTACTTTGTTGATAGCAAAAAATATGGTGACGCAATTCGCAAAGGCCGTCGTTTCTTGGTTAAGAGTCAGTTCGGTCCAGAAACAGGTATAGAAGAGGGCGGCATTGGCTATGGTTCTAATATGACAAAGTCTGACTTATCCAATACTCAATACGCACTTGAAGCGCTTTACATCACTGAATCGGTTGATCAAGAGGGTGTGAGTCCCGAAGATGTAAAAGCCACTCGTGAAGCTTGGGCAAAAGCATTGGAATTTGTCGAACGTTGTCAATCATCAAAAGAGAATGATGAAGAGCTCAATATTGAGTGGAAAGAAAGAAACTATGGCGGTTTCCGTTATTCTCCGGATCGTTCAAAAACAGAAGGTCCAGATATGGCCCCTTATGCAGGTATGACTTACGCGGGTGTTAAATCGATGATTTATGCGAAAGTAAGCAAAGATGATCCACGTATTAAAGCGGCAATGGAGTGGGTGAAACGCAACTACACTTTAGATGAAAATCCAGGCCTCAAACTTCAAGGACACTTTTACTACATTCACACCTTTGCAAAAGCTTTACACGCAGCTGAAATTGAAGTGGTTGAAGGTGAAAATAATGCCAAGCACCACTGGAGAACAGATGTTTGTAAAAAACTCCTTTCAATGCAAGCAGAAGAGGGAAGTTGGTCAAACCCTGAAAAACGCTGGCAAGAAAATAAC